The window AACCTAAACAACAATCTAGCATAAACTAAAACCATCACTAATCTGTAGTATTATCAgctagcagcagcagcagccctACTTAGAACATTGAAATTAAACCTAGAGTGATAATTGTCCCAGTAGAGTCCAATTTCATCACCTTCAACGAGATTCCTCCTTCTAACGAAGTCTTTTGTCCAGCCATCATTGAAAATATAACTCCTCGAAGTGCTCCATCTCTTGAAGACCAACTGATGCATGCTCTGTGTGTTCATATCCCAAACACTGACCTTCAAACCCAAATTGGTTTCTTGATTCACCTGTTTGATTTGATCCGTATTCAAGAAAGGCAAGATATATTTCTCCACCAAATCTGAAGGCACGAGCAGCCTGCATAAATTACCCAAATCACTtggtttcatcttcttcttgatCGTGAATGGATCATAATGATGATACAAACTTAGCTGAGTTGATACCCCACGAGACCTCTCCTCTAACAGATCCCCCAGGGTGTAGGTTCTCATCCTCCTAAGATTAAAAGCCACCCTCGATCTCTCCAACTCTTCCGCAGATTCTTTGTTTCTTGGCTGATTCCACGGGACTTCTCCTCTACCAAATCCCCCATGTTTCTCCATTGTTGCTTGCAATAACAGATCAAGAAACAACAAGACAGTGCTACAAACAGGAACAAGAACTGATATTTCGATCCTTCTCAATTGTTTTAACTGATATTTGCTTctctaatattgttttatatatagagagaggggATGAAGTTAATCAGTATGGAGTTCGGAATGTGGAAGTCGGTCAGTATGCAACTCGGAAATCGAACACGAAAAGGATTAAATTCTGTTATCAGGTAATTCAACGGTAACGAACGTACTCGTGCTCTATGTTTTCCAACCACCTCGCCCAATAAAATTATCCATTGGGTTCCCATGCATCGCCCAGAAGCGCTCTTCTCATCTTGGGCTTGGCTCGTAAATGATCCATCGgcttttctatttttgattttataaaaaccatGGATATTAAACCCTACACGCTACCCTGTGACCCATTTATccagattttaaaataaataaggttAACTTGAACTTGCTACTCCAtcgaaatttaatttaaatattttaatttttaaaaaataatattattttaatttaatataatttaatttactctgatcaaatattaaattgggTTAAGTTTAGtaactttaataaaaacattCCCACACAATTTTcgattaatctttttaaaattcgtTATTTTACTACATAATTTTCTCGAGacataaatatcattatggttaatctaaaatattcaagagactttaataattatttttattattagtttctaaacataaacttgattttaaaaatcaagaaagaaaatattactttttaatatatgtacGGATTCTATCTTCCTGCTTCGGCTTTATTCTCTTATTTCGGGCCTATAAGCTGACAGTGGTTTGACTGTGTGTAGGCCTGGCCTGGATTGTTCTACCTGTGGGCTAGATTCTGGTTTGCGCTCTTGCGTTGAAAGTATGGGCTACATGATCACCTCTATTTTAAGCTTAGCCCAGTCTATTAATTGGAAGCATTTAAACTAATAATGTTTTTGGACTTACCgagatagtaataataataataatgtttttttttcttagaatgaTACTACATCACTTGCTAGACaagattattaaataaataggttATGCTCTGTTTTATAAACTATGTATCtttacttataaaatatatagtttttttccatACTCAATTCATACCATCTAAGAATGTTCTTTTCatgtaaattccaaaaaatagtACTATTAAGAAAACATTTGGtattgtaatagtttttttttatttaaccataataaaagtatcaaaataatttattttaatttttttttatttttaacatcaacacgtcaaaaacattaaaaacaacgttaacttgatgttttttcaaaacataataccgaacaataaatcaaataacttcggttttttattaggttttatatataattacatttcaaaccttaattttttaaaagttaaaataatttattgcttttcttttattttttaaaatcttttttttttaatacctcaactataaatgttttttccaaactagtttttttaaaactgtaattataaaaactacCACAATGTCAAATACACATTAATATTTTGAGTGTTTGAGATTATGGtgcaaaatactttttaaaataacttttcactataaaatatattaaaattaatttttttatgaattatttttatttttgatgttggTTCaacaaaaccattaaaaaaatattaaaaaaataatttaatattttttaaaattaaaaatatttttaaagaaacatataaaaacaaaagttacgACAAACACCCTAATTCTACCTCACAGCATACATCCGCGATCACATACATCTATCTAACCCAAGAACATAGAGagaagaacccaaaacaaaacTCTATCCATCCAGTTCAGAAACAGCCCACCAAGCAACAAACAATGTAACTCAAAGTGGGACCGTCTCAACCTTGTCCGAAGCTAAATTCCTGTCCCTTTAACTGTCACATACATctaacaatattgtttttccaCGTTAGTTATCATAGTGGTGGaccaatttattttccaaactagtatatttagaaaaataatttcaacttTAGCACAGTAACAATGATCATGCATATAGTATTTGCACAATCTATGATGACTGAGttttttaacatggtttttaaaaaaattaatttttttattaaaatttaatatgatttgtatgctTTGAATGGTTTTGAttgctgatgtaaaaaataattttttaaaaataaaaaaatatcattaatatatattttaatacgaaaaattatttaaaagacaACTATTACACACTCAATTAACTACATGTACGGCCTATAAATGATGCGTGTaataagagtgtgtttggcagtgtggttgcgggtgcttttcaaataacttttcgtgccaaaatacatgtcaatgatgttttttcattttttaaaaatcatttttgacatcagcacatcaaaacgatccaaaacatacaaaccgtattaaattttaacaaaaaaaaattttcaaattttttaaaaacattaccGCAACCGCATTCCCAAACTCTGCCTAAATGTATAACCTATTAAAATTCATAGGCGACCATATAGCACATGCGCCACTAACAAATTTTCACAATCTCGAAACATTAGCAGTCCAACATGCTGAGTGTTCTTTGAGTGCGCGCACAGGACACCTttactttctttcctttcttgagCTGCCCACTTGTCTGTTACACCCCCATTTTCTCTCTAGTGGAAGTTCACCGACCCTTCCTTTTGGTAACTTGCATTATTATAGTAGATAGTGATAATCGAATGAAGAGACATTATTGTTGgtgcatgtttttgttttgcttcagTCATGGCCTTCTCTTCCTGCTTTCGCTACCCTCAATTCTCAGTCAAGGTAtgatctttttgcttttttcagtGTTATGgactatttgtttttctcttctgaGTGTCTTTGTTATCTTTTGAATAAATGAATGGATGAGTTCAGGTGTTTTGTGTAGTATAACgataattgaattgaattgcaAGTGTTTGCTTGGGGATCTTTTAGCTGTGTTTATGCAGTTTTGGGAATTCTTGATGTTACTGCTTTTCAAGAAAAACTGGCCCATTTAAGTGGTTTTGGATGAATTTCTCTTTGATTGGAAATGGGAAGTTGGGTTACCTTCAATTAAGTTAATATAGACTTTTTATATATCTGTTGAATTTCTGCAAATCAAAGATGCCTTTTCCACCCATTTGATATTAGAGGGATTATATTTTGGGGTTGCCTTTATGAGAGTTTTACCTTTGTGTTGTAAATATATGAAGTAAATCAGTGACAGCCTATATTTGTCTAACTGTTATTGTCTACTCGAAATAAGCTTCAACAACATAAATTGAGTTATGTTTGGGCAATTGGGGTCGTTCCACTAGCTGAGGCTTATGATGATTCAGTAATGTAGTGAGGATCTGTCTCAGATATAAGCTGTTGCATTGCTGCAGTTTCTATGTTCACACTTCACCTATATgtggttattttcttttctaatttcctCCCTCGTTACACAGTTGATTTTCTTAGCATTTCTTTCACTTGAATTGCAGTTGCTAAGTTCACAGCAATGTATTGTGTTACCTCTCTCTATTGTTCACAGGCACTGAGCTTATTGTTCTGTTATGATGTTATATCACAGGATGATCTATTATGTATTCTATGTCTTGACTAGATTAAATGGGTTCCAGTTCTATGAAATTGTTGTCTTTCCAATTGAAGTGTTTTATGCGCTGAATTTGAGTTTGACTTGTCTCTAGAGTGCACCACAGAAGTGAATCACTCAATTTATATTCATGAGCTTGAGGGCTTttcttaaggtttttttttttatctcttatcAGAATGATTGCTCAGGGCTGACTATAAGATCTCATCACATTTTTGGGAAAGATCGAAAGTTGTTTTCTTCACTCAGAAGTAACAGCATCGAACTTTTTGGCCAACGGGTTGCAAGAGTGGGAGCTGACTTACACAGAGACTGGAATTTTCTTGGAGGTTCAAGAATTATCGTTCATCCAAAACTAACAAATTTCCTTGTCTATCGAAAAAGCTCAGGAGTAAATGCATCAtgtaattcttcttttttccaactGTCCGCTTTATTCATCTTTTATGATGTTTAATTGAGAAGTACGAAGcatttcttttcttccattttttatttttatttggattctGCTTGATATATTGTTGTACTGATAGGCAGGTCCTGCTTATTTCTAGAATGTAACCCAATTTTAGCTAGACCCCCTGCTGTTTTCTATGAAAATATTTCTCTGGCTATGGGGGTCAGATGCTTGGAGCAGGTGCTGCTTTGAGATGCTTGAGGTCGATTACTTGGTTTGAATTATTTAGTATCCATTTATTAGCTGTTGTCGATGGGTGATCTGGTTCATCAGAGTCAACGTATAGAGCATCCCAATTCTGGATGTCTGACTTATTATGCCTTTACTTTATCTCCTCTAGAATTACCTGCTATCAGAGCCTCGGAAACCAGGGACTTTATTGGTTCATGCTCTTTCACGGATACCAACAGGGACTTATGGTCAGGCAGGAAAACTTTTCTTGTCCCTTCTTGGATCTTTTCTGCGTGACAAAACAGGTTTTCTGTATTATAAACAAGTAAAGACTAGTATGGAACAAGCTGGTTTCATTCTATGCTATTATTTGTTACTGATAAGAGTCCAGGACTTcttcttttcaaattcatctacTAACTTTAAGTCTGTATCTTGAGGATGTTATTCCTTACTGTTTTATTGCTTTATATTACAGGGTTGACAAGTTCTCAGATTGCGAGCAGTGTTTTTACTTTGGGAACAGCAGCTGTTCTCCCATTTTACACGCTCATGGTTGTAGCTCCTAAAGCTGAAGTGGTATGCTTTCTGTACCTTTTAAGGACTTCATATGtattctctccttttttcatctttcaagtgACATAGTGTCCGTTCTTCATGTATGAATATTCAACTTCCTGAATTTTGCTGATTTTGAACAGAAATCTTAATGGTTTACTTAGTTGTAGGCTTGTAGCGACATTTATACTCTTTTGGACTTTGGTTTTAAGTAGTTAAGTGtcctcattttttaattatgtacaCTTATGAATATTGTCCACTATCAGTCAAGATGCTCTTGGTTAGAAtctccctctttctttctctgtgtATGTGTTTACAACTAGCACTTCAAGATAATAATCAAGtctagatttttatttctttctccaGTGTTACAAAATCCCATGTTGGCCTTTAACTTCTATAGTTCTGTTTGCATGTGATTTTCCTTGGAAGCTCATTGATCACGCCTTCTTTTCTAACAATCAACATAAGTGCTTAAATTTGAGCAAAATGCAGACTAGAAAGTCTATGGAAAGTAGCATTCCATATGTTGTGCTTGGACTTCTGTATGCATTTCTATTGTACCTCTCTTGGACACCTGACACAATGCGTCTAATGTTTGCGAGTCAATACTGGTTACCAGAGGTAAGAATGTAataccccttttcttttttcccttaaatttttgaaGCAGATGCCTGTTTACTGGGAAAAGTTAACAAAAACTTCTATCTGGTTTCCGTATACAGCTGCCTGGTATAGCGAAGATGTTCTCCAATGAGATGACATTAGCTTCAGCATGGATTCATTTGTTAGCTGTAGACCTCTTTGCTGCAAGGTCTGCTCATTTCCCCTCTCTATCCACTTTTTATCTCTTGCAGTTCTAACACTTCTGCCAATTATCCAGGCAGGTATTTAATGATGGACTAGAAAATGAAGTTGAGACTCGACATTCGGTTTCTCTTTGCCTGCTCTTTTGTCCGATTGGAATCGCCACTCATTTCATCACTAAAGCACTAACCAAAGGTTCTGGAACTACCAGGCATGACATGTAATTCATTATTGATTTGTGCTGAAACAATCGAATCAAACTATAAGAGGTTGACAAAAATTGGATtttccaacatgaaaaaaatactacaaaaaATATCAGCCTTTTATAAACTCTCTTTTTGCAAAACTTTCGTTGTCTTTTATCATCGAAGATTACATGGTTGGTATTTGCTTCTGTTGGCAATCAAGCCATCAGAATATGGTTGAACATGTATTACTTCTTCCCTTAGTTGAACTCCAAACTTTTGATCTACCTTCTTCTTAGCCAAAGCAATGTGGTCAAGCATGTCTTGGGAAGTTGAACCACCAGCATTTATGAAGAAGTTGGCGTGGATGTTAGAAATCATAGCTCCATCTTCTCTGAAACCTTTCAATCCAGCTTTCTCAATCAACTCAGCTGCTGCAACTCCCAATTCAGATGGATTTCTAAACACGGAGCCAGTACTACGCTCTCCTAGTGGTTGAGTTCTCTTTCTCCTGGAAATGGAACCATACTTCATAAGCATGATCTATTAACCATACTTCATACTTGAGAGTAATGGGGTTTCTTGGAGAGGGAAGCAGCTGGGGACGGGGTAATTGATCTTATTTGTTTGATTGACATCTCCATCACTCCTATC of the Populus nigra chromosome 7, ddPopNigr1.1, whole genome shotgun sequence genome contains:
- the LOC133698323 gene encoding protein ABA DEFICIENT 4, chloroplastic-like gives rise to the protein MAFSSCFRYPQFSVKNDCSGLTIRSHHIFGKDRKLFSSLRSNSIELFGQRVARVGADLHRDWNFLGGSRIIVHPKLTNFLVYRKSSGVNASWLTSSQIASSVFTLGTAAVLPFYTLMVVAPKAEVTRKSMESSIPYVVLGLLYAFLLYLSWTPDTMRLMFASQYWLPELPGIAKMFSNEMTLASAWIHLLAVDLFAARQVFNDGLENEVETRHSVSLCLLFCPIGIATHFITKALTKGSGTTRHDM
- the LOC133700083 gene encoding B3 domain-containing protein At2g33720-like, with protein sequence MEKHGGFGRGEVPWNQPRNKESAEELERSRVAFNLRRMRTYTLGDLLEERSRGVSTQLSLYHHYDPFTIKKKMKPSDLGNLCRLLVPSDLVEKYILPFLNTDQIKQVNQETNLGLKVSVWDMNTQSMHQLVFKRWSTSRSYIFNDGWTKDFVRRRNLVEGDEIGLYWDNYHSRFNFNVLSRAAAAAS